GCTGTTTTTGTGTCATATAACTTTGTATAAATGATGTTCCCCCAGCAAGAACAGCTAATACAACATTGTGAGTTGCACCAAAGTTTTTTATAAATAAAAATGACGTATTTAATAAATCCGCTAATGGTTCATTTTGTGGTTGTAACACGAAAAACATTGCCGCTAAAATAGGCCATTGAATAAGCATTGGTAAACATCCTGACATCGGGTTTATACCTTCATCTTGGTATAATTTCATAGTTTCTGCATTCATTTTTTCAGGATTTGATGCATACTTAGCTTTTATTTTCTCTATTTTAGGTGTAAGTCTCCCCATTTTTATTGAATTTATTATCATTTTAGTATTTAATGGTATAAGTATTATCTTTATAACAATAACAAATAACACTATTGTTAAAGCTGTTGTTATACCCTCTGATCCTAAAAATGGCTTAAGTAAATCATAAAAGAATAGAAATATTGTATTTAATATACCATATAATATTTGCAATATTAGCCCTCCACTTCTTATTTTAAAGGATCAAATCCTCCTTTGTTAAAAGGATTGCACCTTAAAATTCTCTTTATTGTAAGTATCGTTCCTTTTATAGCACCGTACTTTTCTAAGGCCTCTAGTGCGTATTGTGAACAAGTTGGATAAAACCTACATGTAGGTTGCCTCTTTAATGAAGATAAATATTTTCTATAGAATTTAACTATTATTATTAATATCCTTTTCATTATTTATTAAACCAGCTTTCTTAAACAAACTTATCAATGACTTCTCAATCTCGTGATAATTTTTACTATCCGAGCTAGTTCTCGCAATAATTACAAAATCATATCCTACTATAAATTTATCTTTATTTAGTCTATAACTCTCACTGATTAATCGTTTTACTCTACTTCTAACAACACTCTTTCCAACTTTTTTACTAACGGATATTCCAACCTTATTAATATCACGATGTCTATTGTTCTTATATGTATATAAAACTAATGTATTATTAGAAAAAGACTTTCCTCTTCTATATACTATTCTAAATTCTACATTACGTCTTAATTTTTCATCTTTCATCGACTTTCTTCTTTCTAAAAAATACTTCTATTACAATTTGCTTAGAGAAAAAGGCCACAAAAAACGCGGCCTATGCAGTCAATCTCTTTCTACCTTTT
Above is a genomic segment from Clostridium bornimense containing:
- a CDS encoding YidC/Oxa1 family membrane protein insertase, with amino-acid sequence MQILYGILNTIFLFFYDLLKPFLGSEGITTALTIVLFVIVIKIILIPLNTKMIINSIKMGRLTPKIEKIKAKYASNPEKMNAETMKLYQDEGINPMSGCLPMLIQWPILAAMFFVLQPQNEPLADLLNTSFLFIKNFGATHNVVLAVLAGGTSFIQSYMTQKQQGASSGSQGNMMNIVMSGMMFYFGYITPSAVALYYVVSNIFQWIFMSVIRKIVISKEEAIEAEDEKSQSAKPKVTITTKKIKNKPQK
- the rnpA gene encoding ribonuclease P protein component translates to MKDEKLRRNVEFRIVYRRGKSFSNNTLVLYTYKNNRHRDINKVGISVSKKVGKSVVRSRVKRLISESYRLNKDKFIVGYDFVIIARTSSDSKNYHEIEKSLISLFKKAGLINNEKDINNNS
- the yidD gene encoding membrane protein insertion efficiency factor YidD encodes the protein MKRILIIIVKFYRKYLSSLKRQPTCRFYPTCSQYALEALEKYGAIKGTILTIKRILRCNPFNKGGFDPLK